The Algoriphagus sp. TR-M9 genome has a window encoding:
- a CDS encoding M16 family metallopeptidase, translating into MLPYQRFFLKNGLEVIVHEDQGSKIAVFNLLYKVGSRNEVPGKTGLAHFFEHLMFGSSANVPVFDRALERVGGACNAFTSPDITNYYITIPAANLETAFWLESDRMFQLTLNEKTVETQRKVVMEEYKQRYINQPYGDVFHHLRDLSYEVHPYRWPTIGQKLNDIIDYTTEDVWDFYQAHYRPDNAVLVVAGAVTATEVEKLAKKWFEPIPNLAKPKQLIPSEPEQTSKKVKTVEAAVPTDALYKAYKMPAKCADGYLEADLITDLLGFGKSSILENKLVRNGKLFASINSFILGSVDPGLLIFSGKMENGVSAVEAEQALDEVIGKFLLSDIPTLSLEKAKNQAEAIKSYESIQLLNRAMNLAYYAHLGNPDLYWEEFQRKSQIKKEGIMNWANQIIREENSSVIHYKSTPA; encoded by the coding sequence ATGCTACCCTACCAAAGATTTTTCCTCAAAAACGGACTTGAAGTCATCGTACACGAAGACCAAGGAAGCAAAATTGCCGTTTTCAACCTGCTTTATAAAGTAGGCTCCCGCAATGAAGTCCCGGGCAAAACCGGCCTGGCGCATTTCTTCGAACACCTGATGTTTGGCAGTTCTGCCAATGTCCCTGTGTTTGACCGCGCGCTAGAACGGGTAGGAGGTGCTTGCAATGCTTTCACCAGTCCAGATATCACTAACTACTACATCACCATTCCAGCTGCCAACTTGGAGACAGCGTTTTGGCTGGAGTCGGATCGTATGTTCCAGCTTACGCTAAATGAGAAAACGGTGGAAACCCAGCGAAAAGTAGTGATGGAAGAATACAAGCAGCGCTACATCAATCAACCGTATGGAGACGTCTTTCACCACCTCAGAGACCTGAGTTATGAAGTGCATCCATACCGCTGGCCCACCATTGGCCAAAAGCTCAACGATATCATTGATTATACTACCGAAGATGTTTGGGACTTTTACCAAGCGCATTACAGACCGGACAATGCTGTGCTCGTAGTAGCCGGAGCTGTCACAGCTACTGAGGTAGAAAAACTTGCCAAAAAATGGTTTGAACCCATACCAAACCTAGCGAAGCCAAAGCAGCTTATCCCCTCAGAACCTGAGCAGACTTCCAAAAAAGTAAAAACCGTAGAAGCAGCAGTCCCGACTGATGCGCTCTACAAAGCATACAAAATGCCCGCAAAATGCGCAGATGGATATTTAGAAGCGGATTTGATCACTGATTTACTGGGCTTTGGCAAGTCCTCTATCTTAGAAAACAAACTGGTAAGGAACGGAAAACTATTCGCTTCGATCAATTCCTTTATCCTAGGCTCAGTGGATCCCGGGCTATTGATTTTTTCGGGCAAAATGGAAAATGGAGTATCCGCTGTGGAAGCTGAGCAGGCCCTGGATGAGGTCATAGGGAAGTTTCTTCTGAGTGACATCCCTACTCTATCACTGGAAAAAGCAAAAAACCAGGCTGAAGCGATCAAATCCTACGAGTCTATCCAACTTCTAAACCGGGCCATGAATCTGGCCTACTATGCGCACCTTGGCAATCCAGATCTTTACTGGGAGGAGTTTCAGAGAAAATCACAAATAAAAAAGGAAGGAATCATGAATTGGGCTAACCAAATCATTCGTGAAGAAAATTCTTCAGTCATACATTATAAATCTACCCCGGCATGA